A window of Nodularia sp. LEGE 06071 contains these coding sequences:
- a CDS encoding YciI family protein, whose protein sequence is MPLFVKIEAGKVDKPIFDQYVPAHKAYVEDLIAKGHKARTGYWAEDRGGMLMFEAASRVEAEAIVALDPLVQNGCVSYQLYEWKIVVE, encoded by the coding sequence ATGCCTTTATTTGTCAAGATTGAAGCAGGTAAAGTCGATAAACCCATTTTTGACCAATACGTACCCGCCCATAAAGCCTATGTTGAGGATTTGATTGCCAAAGGACACAAAGCCAGAACAGGCTATTGGGCAGAAGACAGGGGAGGAATGTTGATGTTTGAGGCGGCTTCTAGGGTTGAGGCAGAAGCAATTGTGGCTCTTGATCCATTGGTGCAGAACGGTTGTGTGAGTTATCAGCTTTATGAATGGAAAATTGTGGTTGAGTAA
- a CDS encoding ABC transporter ATP-binding protein, translated as MSSYQSLNKSDTDNRANSNDWRLFLRLLPYARRSGRLLTLALVLLIPIALANAVQPLLIGQVISLIRDEPSTYEFLRNRPLSQGLNILQVLILISIVIRLVLTGFQGYLLQKLGQKITAAIRQDLFHHVTSLAVRFFDRTPIGKLITRLTSDVEVLGDVFSTGAIGIVSNVLTMLVIIGIMLSIEWKLACLLLVILLPITWLIIYFQQQYRKANSKAREELSNLNSQLQENVVGMNIVQLFRRERYNANLFRKANKRYTNQVDQTILYDSAVSATLEWIGLIAIAGVLLLGGWLLLDQALTFGVLAAFILYAQRLFDPLRDFAEKFTVIQAGFTAIERITDILDEPIEIRDGSNPRLSILDSNLDYMKNIATSMESQDFEPTPDLGEIRFEHVWFAYKDDDYVIKDLDFVIHPGEKVALVGPTGAGKSSIIRLLCRLYEPTKGRILVDGVDIRELPQADLRRYMAVILQEGFLFAGDVKSNITLGDDYTLAEIQQAASKTNIAEFIEQLPQGYNTQLRQRGTNISSGQKQLLAFARAAIRNPQILVLDEATASLDVSTETLVQEALNKLLVKRTAIIIAHRLSTIRNVNRIFVLKRGELIEQGSHEQLLQQEGLYATLHNLQMLGS; from the coding sequence ATGAGCAGCTACCAATCTTTAAACAAATCCGACACAGATAACCGCGCGAATAGCAATGACTGGCGGTTATTTTTACGACTATTGCCTTATGCCCGTCGCAGTGGACGACTGTTGACACTAGCACTAGTGCTACTTATACCCATAGCATTAGCCAACGCAGTCCAACCACTGCTGATTGGACAGGTGATTTCTCTGATTCGCGATGAACCCAGCACCTATGAATTTCTCAGGAATCGCCCCTTGTCGCAGGGGTTAAATATCCTGCAAGTATTAATCCTGATTTCCATTGTGATCCGCCTGGTATTAACTGGTTTTCAGGGTTATCTACTCCAGAAGCTAGGGCAAAAAATCACAGCAGCAATTCGCCAGGATTTATTTCATCATGTGACATCTTTAGCGGTGCGTTTTTTTGACCGCACACCCATAGGTAAATTAATTACTCGACTCACCAGCGATGTAGAAGTATTGGGAGATGTATTTTCCACTGGGGCGATCGGCATTGTGTCCAATGTGTTGACCATGCTGGTGATTATCGGGATCATGCTTTCCATTGAATGGAAACTCGCTTGCTTGCTACTGGTGATCCTGCTGCCAATTACCTGGTTAATTATTTATTTTCAGCAACAGTACCGCAAAGCCAATTCCAAAGCACGGGAAGAACTTTCTAATTTAAATTCCCAGTTACAAGAAAATGTAGTTGGGATGAATATAGTACAGTTATTCCGACGAGAAAGATATAATGCTAACTTGTTTCGCAAAGCCAACAAACGCTACACCAACCAAGTAGATCAAACTATTCTTTATGATTCGGCTGTTTCAGCCACTTTGGAATGGATCGGACTAATTGCGATCGCTGGAGTACTTTTACTAGGTGGTTGGTTACTTTTAGATCAAGCCCTGACCTTCGGGGTTTTAGCTGCATTTATCTTATATGCCCAGCGATTATTTGACCCTTTAAGAGATTTTGCCGAAAAATTCACCGTCATTCAAGCTGGTTTTACCGCCATTGAACGCATTACTGACATTTTGGATGAACCTATAGAAATCCGTGATGGTAGTAATCCTCGCCTTTCCATATTAGATTCCAATTTGGACTATATGAAGAATATAGCTACTAGTATGGAATCGCAAGACTTCGAGCCTACTCCAGACTTAGGAGAAATTCGCTTTGAACACGTCTGGTTTGCCTACAAAGACGATGATTATGTCATTAAAGATTTAGACTTTGTGATTCATCCAGGTGAAAAAGTAGCCTTAGTCGGTCCCACCGGAGCAGGAAAAAGTTCGATTATTCGGCTTTTGTGCCGTCTTTATGAACCCACCAAAGGACGCATTTTAGTCGATGGAGTAGATATCCGGGAGTTACCACAAGCAGACTTACGGCGCTATATGGCAGTAATTTTGCAAGAAGGCTTTTTGTTTGCTGGTGATGTCAAAAGCAATATCACTTTAGGAGATGATTACACCCTGGCAGAAATTCAACAAGCTGCTAGTAAAACAAATATTGCCGAGTTTATTGAACAATTACCCCAAGGTTACAATACTCAACTACGACAAAGAGGAACAAATATTTCTAGTGGTCAAAAGCAACTTTTAGCCTTTGCGCGTGCAGCAATTCGTAATCCGCAAATTTTGGTGCTGGATGAAGCTACTGCTAGTTTAGATGTGAGTACAGAAACTTTAGTACAAGAGGCATTAAACAAACTTTTGGTGAAACGGACTGCGATTATTATTGCTCACCGTCTATCTACAATTCGCAATGTGAATCGCATTTTTGTGTTGAAGCGAGGTGAATTAATCGAACAAGGTAGTCATGAGCAATTGTTACAGCAAGAGGGACTATATGCGACTTTACATAATTTGCAAATGTTGGGTTCTTAA
- a CDS encoding cytochrome c biogenesis protein, producing MTVENSASTELNWWLIPGRFLRREILPVLTNLRLAIALLLIIAVFSISGTVIEQGQSPAYYQSNYPESPALFGFLTWKVIQVIGLDHVYRTWWFLGLLILFGTSLTACTFTRQLPALKTARRWKYYEEPRKFQKLALSAELDTGSLNSLNKILQNRRYKIFQEPEKENILYARKGLVGRIGPIIVHVGIVTILLGGILGAMTGFMAQEMISSGDTFQVKNIIDAGPWANFQILKDWSVRVNRFWIDYTPTGGIDQFYSDMSVLDKQGEEVDHKKIFVNQPLRYNGVTFYQTDWGISAVRIQFNNSPIFQLPMAALDTNGKGRLWGSWIPTKPDLSEGVSVIAKDLQGMVLIYDSAGKLVDTVRTGMSAKVNGVNLKIVDVLGSTGLQIKSDPGIPMVYTGFALLMLGATMSYFSHSQIWALKTGDRLYIGGKTNRAQVAFEQEVLEILDGLSSQAGV from the coding sequence ATGACTGTAGAAAATTCCGCGTCCACAGAATTAAATTGGTGGTTAATACCAGGGCGATTTTTACGCAGGGAGATTTTACCTGTACTGACTAATTTACGACTAGCGATCGCACTCTTACTAATCATCGCTGTTTTTAGCATCAGTGGCACGGTCATTGAGCAAGGTCAGTCACCTGCATATTATCAGTCTAACTACCCCGAAAGTCCAGCATTATTTGGTTTCCTGACTTGGAAGGTAATTCAAGTCATTGGGTTAGACCATGTATATCGCACTTGGTGGTTTCTCGGTTTACTAATTTTATTTGGTACGAGTCTCACAGCTTGTACATTCACCCGTCAGTTACCAGCCTTAAAGACCGCCCGGCGTTGGAAATATTACGAAGAACCCCGAAAATTCCAAAAATTAGCCTTGAGTGCAGAACTAGATACCGGTTCTCTCAATTCTCTAAACAAAATCTTACAAAATCGCCGTTATAAAATCTTTCAAGAACCAGAAAAAGAAAATATTCTCTACGCGCGGAAGGGATTAGTTGGACGTATCGGTCCCATAATTGTCCATGTGGGGATTGTAACTATCCTGCTGGGGGGAATTCTCGGCGCGATGACTGGTTTTATGGCTCAAGAAATGATATCTAGTGGTGATACATTTCAAGTCAAGAATATTATAGATGCTGGTCCCTGGGCAAATTTCCAAATCCTCAAAGATTGGTCTGTGCGTGTGAATCGTTTTTGGATTGATTACACTCCCACTGGTGGAATCGACCAATTTTATTCAGATATGTCTGTCTTGGATAAACAGGGAGAGGAAGTTGACCATAAAAAGATTTTCGTTAACCAACCTTTGCGCTATAATGGCGTAACTTTTTATCAAACTGATTGGGGAATCTCCGCAGTTCGCATCCAATTTAATAATAGTCCCATATTTCAGTTACCAATGGCGGCATTAGACACCAATGGTAAAGGACGACTTTGGGGAAGTTGGATTCCCACCAAACCAGATTTGAGTGAAGGCGTTTCTGTCATTGCCAAAGACTTGCAAGGAATGGTATTAATATATGATTCCGCCGGGAAGTTAGTAGACACAGTACGCACTGGAATGTCAGCCAAAGTCAATGGCGTGAATCTGAAAATTGTCGATGTTCTGGGAAGCACTGGCTTACAAATCAAATCTGATCCTGGTATTCCGATGGTTTATACAGGATTTGCTTTATTAATGTTAGGCGCAACCATGAGTTATTTCTCTCACTCGCAAATTTGGGCATTAAAAACAGGCGATCGCTTGTATATTGGTGGTAAGACTAACCGCGCCCAAGTTGCTTTTGAACAAGAAGTTTTAGAGATTTTAGATGGTTTGAGTTCTCAAGCTGGAGTTTAA
- the queF gene encoding preQ(1) synthase, producing MSNSSPEIVSQSQPEMKYGEREITEGKLITFPNPRVGRRYDVSISLPEFTCKCPFSGYPDFATIYITYMPDERVVELKALKLYINSYRDRYISHEESANQILDDFVAACDPLEVTVKADFTPRGNVHTVVEVRHQK from the coding sequence ATGAGCAATTCTTCACCTGAGATCGTATCCCAGTCACAGCCTGAAATGAAGTATGGTGAACGTGAGATTACTGAGGGTAAGTTAATTACTTTTCCGAATCCGCGTGTGGGTAGGCGATATGATGTGAGTATTTCTTTACCGGAATTTACTTGTAAGTGTCCGTTTTCTGGTTATCCTGATTTTGCGACGATTTATATTACCTATATGCCTGATGAGCGTGTGGTAGAATTGAAGGCTTTGAAGCTGTATATTAATAGTTATCGCGATCGCTATATTTCTCACGAAGAATCTGCCAATCAAATTTTAGATGATTTTGTGGCTGCTTGTGACCCCTTAGAAGTGACAGTCAAGGCAGATTTTACTCCCCGTGGTAATGTCCATACAGTAGTAGAAGTGCGTCATCAGAAATAA
- a CDS encoding sucrase ferredoxin, with protein MNTFFCSDHAREVGEDIISSATNYETYILVECPQPWAYDAFRSKWVPNNLQVLVEEVRRAKLPVRFLLIANNYSHKVDYTTLLIYQKQEGLSHGYRKYEFKLPHIEQVAGVVKKSLWHKIPEYEIETSITRDILVCTHGSHDQCCARYGSPFYFQASAMIADLELDNVRIWKSSHFGGHRFAPTAIDLPDGRYYGVLNQESFRSILTRTGDIQCLKKVYRGWGILPTSVQILERELMLRHGWNWFNYKVAGKIIEQSLDNNTILAELSVEEPSGSLFIYQAKLVKDKTRTLEIKGSCNAKDNSVFVKYAVDSIRLVCNKVATCSN; from the coding sequence ATGAATACTTTTTTCTGTTCTGACCATGCGCGAGAAGTAGGAGAAGATATTATTAGTAGTGCGACAAATTACGAAACATATATTTTGGTTGAATGTCCTCAACCCTGGGCTTATGATGCTTTTCGATCGAAGTGGGTACCAAATAATTTACAGGTTTTAGTAGAAGAAGTTCGCCGGGCTAAATTACCTGTGAGATTTCTGTTAATTGCTAATAATTATTCACATAAAGTAGACTATACAACTCTTTTGATTTATCAAAAACAAGAGGGGCTGAGTCATGGATACCGAAAATATGAGTTTAAGTTACCACACATTGAACAAGTCGCCGGGGTGGTGAAAAAATCTTTATGGCACAAAATACCCGAATATGAAATAGAGACAAGTATCACTAGAGATATTTTAGTATGTACCCACGGTAGCCATGATCAGTGTTGTGCCAGATATGGGAGTCCTTTTTATTTCCAAGCTAGTGCGATGATTGCTGATTTAGAATTGGATAATGTCCGAATTTGGAAATCCAGTCATTTTGGTGGACATCGATTTGCACCAACAGCGATAGATTTACCAGATGGCAGATATTATGGTGTTCTCAATCAAGAATCGTTTCGGTCAATTTTGACTCGTACAGGTGATATACAATGCCTGAAGAAAGTCTATAGAGGCTGGGGAATTTTACCGACTTCGGTGCAAATCTTAGAAAGAGAACTAATGCTACGCCACGGATGGAATTGGTTTAATTACAAAGTAGCGGGAAAAATTATTGAACAGAGTTTAGATAACAATACCATATTAGCCGAGTTGAGTGTTGAGGAACCCTCTGGTTCTCTGTTTATTTACCAAGCAAAACTCGTGAAAGACAAAACAAGGACACTGGAAATCAAAGGTTCTTGCAATGCCAAAGACAATTCGGTATTTGTCAAATATGCTGTAGATAGTATCAGGCTTGTCTGTAATAAAGTGGCAACTTGCAGTAATTAA
- a CDS encoding 2'-5' RNA ligase family protein: MSRFFIALLPPQHIQDYANQIKQHFADHYASLGAQKSPPHITLQPPFEWSDANVPQLEASLREFAHGRESIPITLKGYAAFPPRVIYIDVVKSQALLTLQADLMAYAESNLEIIDQVSQTRPFAPHMTVAFRDLTKQNFRLAWPEFVHRSLDFEFMAENLTLLLHDGHRWNIKSEFAFCPNL; encoded by the coding sequence ATGAGCCGTTTTTTCATCGCCCTTCTACCACCGCAGCATATTCAGGATTACGCCAACCAAATTAAGCAGCACTTCGCTGATCATTATGCCAGTCTTGGGGCGCAAAAGTCGCCGCCTCATATTACTCTGCAACCCCCTTTTGAATGGTCAGATGCTAATGTCCCACAGCTAGAAGCATCTCTGAGAGAGTTTGCTCATGGACGAGAGTCAATACCAATTACACTCAAGGGTTATGCAGCTTTTCCTCCCCGTGTTATCTACATAGATGTAGTAAAAAGTCAAGCTCTTTTGACTTTGCAAGCCGATTTAATGGCTTATGCCGAAAGTAATTTAGAAATTATTGATCAAGTATCTCAAACTCGTCCCTTTGCGCCCCATATGACTGTGGCGTTTCGGGATTTGACAAAGCAGAATTTTAGACTTGCTTGGCCTGAATTTGTCCACCGTTCCTTAGATTTTGAGTTTATGGCGGAAAATTTAACGCTGCTGCTACATGATGGTCACCGTTGGAATATCAAATCAGAGTTCGCTTTCTGCCCAAACCTCTAG
- a CDS encoding YidH family protein, translating to MSRIPKIDRQREHQANERTFLAWLRTSISLIGFGFAIARFGLFMRQLNVAITQQEPSVNPIFNSENLGIVFVVFGIVAIALAAWRYNQVFWEIERADYRPHRLPVWIMTGVVIILGILSLPLLLLRNTVSPSPSSTPNQPQSRHFD from the coding sequence ATGAGTAGAATCCCCAAAATTGACCGTCAACGGGAACATCAAGCCAACGAGCGAACTTTTTTAGCATGGCTACGTACATCCATCTCATTGATTGGTTTTGGTTTTGCGATCGCGCGATTCGGTTTATTTATGCGACAATTAAATGTTGCCATTACACAACAAGAGCCTTCTGTCAACCCCATATTTAATTCCGAAAACTTGGGGATTGTGTTTGTAGTCTTTGGGATTGTAGCGATCGCCCTAGCAGCATGGCGGTACAATCAAGTATTCTGGGAAATTGAACGCGCCGATTATCGACCGCACCGTTTACCCGTATGGATTATGACCGGAGTCGTGATAATTCTCGGTATTCTCAGTCTTCCTTTACTCTTGTTGCGAAATACAGTTTCTCCGTCTCCCTCCTCCACACCCAACCAACCACAGTCGCGCCATTTTGATTAA
- a CDS encoding phasin family protein, with protein MPGFGDIVQKAFYLGVGLASYAGEKAGGKLGELRSQVQKLADEMVAKGEMNTEEARRFVEDMMKQAQQPPKSSETPEKSPASEPRRIEILEEDEVGTVKDSPTSKESSKNNVNDLREQVLKLQKELQDLQQDQ; from the coding sequence ATGCCTGGTTTTGGAGATATTGTTCAAAAAGCTTTTTACCTCGGTGTCGGGTTAGCTTCTTACGCAGGTGAGAAAGCAGGAGGGAAGTTGGGCGAACTGCGATCGCAAGTCCAAAAACTGGCTGATGAAATGGTGGCAAAGGGCGAAATGAACACAGAAGAAGCCCGCCGTTTCGTCGAAGATATGATGAAGCAAGCGCAACAGCCGCCAAAATCCAGTGAAACACCGGAGAAATCTCCAGCTTCTGAACCCCGCCGCATTGAAATTTTAGAAGAAGATGAAGTGGGAACTGTCAAGGATTCCCCAACGTCAAAAGAGTCTTCAAAAAATAATGTTAACGACTTGCGCGAACAAGTTTTAAAACTGCAAAAAGAGTTACAAGACCTGCAACAAGACCAGTAA
- a CDS encoding type II toxin-antitoxin system VapC family toxin, with protein MNYLLDTNIVSAILKNNPKVIKPLDNIRIRGEKVFMSGMTYYEIERGLLAIKASRKLVDFEKLCNDYPVLLLDDMAIFKKATEIHADLKIRGLPIQDADVFIAATAMIHNLILVSHDSDLLRIPNLKLEDWLQG; from the coding sequence ATGAATTATCTCCTAGATACTAACATTGTGTCTGCTATTTTAAAAAATAATCCCAAAGTCATCAAACCGCTAGATAACATACGTATTCGAGGTGAAAAAGTTTTCATGAGCGGCATGACTTACTATGAGATTGAAAGGGGACTTTTAGCGATAAAAGCTAGTAGAAAGTTAGTTGATTTCGAGAAGTTATGCAATGACTACCCTGTTTTACTATTAGATGATATGGCTATTTTCAAAAAAGCCACTGAGATTCATGCTGATTTAAAAATCAGAGGTTTGCCAATCCAAGATGCAGATGTATTTATAGCAGCTACAGCTATGATTCATAATCTTATTTTAGTTTCTCATGATTCGGATTTATTAAGAATACCTAATTTAAAATTAGAGGATTGGTTGCAAGGTTAA
- a CDS encoding cytochrome c biogenesis protein CcdA, with product MLETLQTRLYELEQFANTLVSNQLTHLSLLSIGIIFTAGLLTSLTPCMLSMLPITIGYIGGYEAKGRLQAAAQSTWFALGLATTLAGLGIIAAFVGKVYGQVGIGLPIIVSIIAILMGLNLLEALPIQFPSLGETNWISQDLPPGVRSYSLGLTFGLVASPCSTPVLASLLGWVASTQDLILGAILLLSYTAGYVAPLILAGTFTASIKKLLELRRWSGWINPVSGVLLVAFGVFSLISRFPLGSF from the coding sequence ATGCTGGAGACTCTACAAACACGACTCTACGAACTAGAACAATTTGCCAACACCCTAGTATCTAACCAACTAACGCACCTCAGCTTACTCAGTATTGGCATTATTTTTACAGCCGGCTTACTCACCAGTCTTACCCCTTGTATGCTGTCCATGCTACCAATTACCATTGGTTACATCGGGGGTTATGAAGCGAAAGGTCGTCTCCAAGCAGCCGCACAGTCTACATGGTTTGCTTTAGGTTTAGCAACTACTCTCGCAGGGCTGGGAATTATAGCAGCTTTCGTAGGAAAAGTCTATGGTCAAGTGGGAATCGGCTTACCAATTATCGTCAGTATTATCGCTATTCTCATGGGGTTGAATTTATTAGAAGCCCTACCTATACAATTTCCCTCCCTGGGCGAAACTAATTGGATTTCGCAAGATTTACCGCCGGGTGTGCGTTCTTATTCCTTGGGGTTAACTTTTGGCTTGGTCGCATCTCCTTGTAGCACGCCTGTTTTAGCTAGTTTACTGGGTTGGGTTGCGAGTACACAAGATTTAATTCTCGGCGCTATTTTGTTACTATCCTACACAGCAGGGTATGTAGCACCATTGATTTTAGCGGGTACTTTTACGGCTTCGATTAAAAAGCTGCTGGAACTGCGACGGTGGTCTGGTTGGATAAATCCAGTTAGCGGTGTGCTATTAGTCGCATTTGGTGTATTTTCTTTAATTTCTCGATTTCCCTTGGGAAGTTTTTAA
- a CDS encoding glycoside hydrolase 100 family protein — MTRAIDQNNPLDTQAWKLLEESIIYYKGQPIGTVAAHDPELDALNYDQCFFRDFVSSALVFLMAGKPEIVRNFLVETLKLQSHEKQMDCFEPGAGLMPASFKVEHNGDQEFLVADFGEHAIARVPPIDSCMWWIILLRAYGKATGDVELARQPEFQEGIKLILDLCLVHRFSMYPTMLVPDGAFMIDRRMGVYEHPLEIQVLFYSALMASRELLLPDEDGDGYISKLTGRLGALKYHVRNYYWIDLQRLSEIYRYKDDEFGKEVANKFNIYPESIPHWLTEWLPEDGGYLAGNLGPGRMDFRFFALGNLMAILSSLANDAESESIMNLFAERWHDLMGYMPVKICYPALEGAEWRMITGCDQKNRAWSYHNGGNWPVLLWLFVAAAQQIGRPELAEKAIAIVEKRLINDKYPEYYDGKNGRLIGKEARLYQTWSIAGLIAAKQFMSHPEQLKLISFPEISDSLGCRL, encoded by the coding sequence ATGACTCGCGCAATTGATCAAAATAATCCGCTAGATACACAAGCCTGGAAGCTTCTAGAAGAATCGATAATTTATTACAAAGGTCAACCCATTGGGACTGTAGCCGCCCACGATCCGGAGTTAGATGCACTCAATTATGACCAGTGCTTTTTCCGTGATTTTGTCTCTTCGGCTTTGGTGTTTCTCATGGCGGGTAAACCGGAAATTGTCCGCAACTTCTTAGTAGAAACACTGAAATTACAAAGTCATGAAAAGCAAATGGACTGCTTTGAACCAGGCGCAGGATTAATGCCTGCTAGTTTTAAAGTAGAACACAACGGTGATCAGGAATTTTTAGTGGCTGATTTTGGTGAACACGCGATCGCTCGTGTTCCCCCGATTGACTCCTGTATGTGGTGGATTATCCTCCTCCGGGCTTATGGAAAGGCTACAGGCGATGTGGAACTGGCGCGTCAGCCAGAATTTCAGGAAGGAATCAAGTTGATTTTGGATCTTTGTTTGGTGCATCGGTTTTCCATGTACCCCACAATGTTGGTTCCCGATGGCGCGTTTATGATTGATCGGCGCATGGGAGTTTACGAACATCCACTGGAAATTCAAGTATTATTTTACTCCGCTCTCATGGCATCTCGTGAATTGCTGTTACCAGATGAAGATGGTGATGGCTACATCAGTAAACTAACTGGGCGATTGGGTGCATTGAAATATCACGTCCGCAATTATTACTGGATAGACCTCCAGCGATTGAGCGAAATTTATCGCTATAAAGATGATGAGTTTGGTAAAGAAGTAGCTAACAAGTTCAACATTTACCCAGAATCAATTCCCCATTGGTTAACCGAGTGGTTACCCGAAGACGGAGGCTATTTAGCAGGAAATTTGGGGCCAGGAAGGATGGATTTTCGGTTTTTTGCCCTGGGAAATCTCATGGCTATTTTGTCTTCCTTAGCCAACGATGCCGAATCTGAAAGCATCATGAATTTATTTGCTGAACGTTGGCACGATTTAATGGGTTATATGCCTGTTAAAATCTGCTATCCCGCTTTAGAAGGTGCAGAGTGGCGGATGATTACGGGATGTGACCAGAAAAATAGGGCTTGGTCTTATCATAATGGCGGTAACTGGCCGGTTTTACTTTGGTTATTTGTGGCGGCTGCTCAACAAATCGGTCGCCCAGAACTAGCCGAAAAGGCGATCGCCATTGTCGAAAAGCGGTTAATTAACGATAAATATCCGGAATATTACGATGGTAAAAACGGTCGTCTCATTGGCAAAGAAGCAAGGCTGTATCAAACTTGGAGTATCGCCGGATTAATTGCCGCAAAACAGTTTATGTCCCACCCTGAACAATTAAAACTCATTAGTTTTCCGGAAATTAGCGATAGTTTGGGTTGTCGCCTTTAA